In Quercus robur chromosome 10, dhQueRobu3.1, whole genome shotgun sequence, a genomic segment contains:
- the LOC126703672 gene encoding zinc finger protein BRUTUS — protein MATPGGVAVLPNSVNKVDSPSSSSSSSTKTVVCVRSSEVSSPILIFLFFHKAIRNELDALHRSAMAFATGKRTDIRPLLERYHFLRSVYKHHSNAEDEVIFPALDIRVKNVAQTYSLEHKGESNLFDHLFELLNSCTQNDEIFPRELASCTGALQTSVSQHMAKEEEQVFPLVIEKFSLEEQASLVWQFLCSIPVNMMAEFLPWISTSISPDEYKDLWKCLNKIVPAEKLLQEVIFTWVEGRSSTNTAGSYVDNPQLRSCLDSNASTLASQLKKVNCACEFTRTGKRKYLESVTDVSETTGTHPINEILLWHNAIKRELNEIAKEARKIQLSGDFTNLSAFNERLQFIAEVCIFHSIAEDKVIFPAVDGEFSFFQEHAEEESQFNEFRYLIESIQSAGETSTSASEFYAKLCSHADHIMETTQRHFHNEEVQVLPLARKNFSIKRQRELLYQSLCVMPLKLIERVLPWLVGSLTEDEACKFLENMQLAAPAPDKALVTLFSGWACKARNQGLCLSPNATGCCPAKTFADIEENFNRSSCARASTLSAKDSPISAEADAIKRPFKHNVSVLCRNGNAPDPPSKTFNVQKQCCSDQTCCVPGLGVNNNNLGLGSLSTAKSLRSLSFSSSAPSLNSSLFVWETENSTSDIGCAERPIDNIFKFHKAIRKDLEYLDIESGKLSDCDETFFRQFIGRFHLLWGLYRAHSNAEDDIVFPALESKEALHNVSHSYTLDHKQEEKFFEDISSVLHELSQLLESLQKAHKTQDLAGNNIGFSSAHGSDSVRKYNELATKLQGMCKSIRVTLDQHIFREELELWPLFGRHFSVEEQDKIVGRIIGTTGAEVLQSMLPWVTSALTQDEQNKMMDTWKQATKNTMFNEWLNECWKGSPGSTSETETLETITYQREYQESLDQSDQMFKPGWKDIFRMNQNELESEIRKVYQDSTLDPRRKAYLVQNLMTSRWIAAQQKLPKSVAGETSNGEDVECSPSFRDPEKRVFGCEHYKRNCKLRAACCGKFFTCRFCHDNVSDHSMDRKATSEMMCMRCLNIQAVGPICSTPSCNEFSMAKYYCNICKFFDDERTVYHCPFCNLCRLGRGLGIDYFHCMTCNCCLGIKLVNHKCLEKSLETNCPICCDFLFTSSDTVRGLPCGHYMHSACFQAYTCSHYTCPICSKSLGDMAVYFGMLDALLAAEELPEEYRDRYQDILCNDCDRKGSSSFHWLYHKCGFCGSYNTRVIKSELTVCPTSH, from the exons ATGGCGACGCCGGGAGGTGTGGCGGTGCTACCGAATTCAGTGAACAAGGTCGATTCGCcctcgtcttcttcttcttcgtctacGAAAACTGTTGTTTGCGTGAGGAGCTCGGAGGTGAGCTCACCGATTCTGATTTTCTTGTTCTTTCACAAAGCGATTCGTAATGAGCTAGACGCGCTTCACCGATCTGCCATGGCCTTCGCCACGGGGAAGCGCACCGATATCAGGCCGTTGCTCGAGCGCTACCATTTTCTGCGATCGGTTTACAAGCACCACTCCAATGCTGAAGACGAG GTAATCTTTCCAGCTCTTGATATACGTGTGAAGAATGTAGCACAAACGTATTCCCTTGAACACAAGGGTGAAAGTAATCTTTTTGATCACCTATTTGAGCTACTAAATTCTTGCACacaaaatgatgaaattttTCCAAGGGAATTAGCTTCCTGTACAGGAGCTCTACAGACATCAGTTAGCCAGCACATGGCTAAGGAAGAGGAGCAG GTCTTCCCCTTGGTTATTGAAAAGTTTTCGCTTGAAGAGCAGGCATCTTTGGTCTGGCAATTCTTGTGCAGCATTCCAGTGAATATGATGGCAGAGTTCCTTCCATGGATTTCAACCTCCATTTCACCTGATGAATATAAGGATCTATGGAAGTGCTTAAACAAGATAGTCCCAGCGGAAAAGCTTCTTCAAGAG GTCATTTTTACCTGGGTGGAAGGGAGGAGCAGCACTAACACAGCTGGAAGTTATGTAGACAATCCTCAACTCCGAAGTTGCCTAGATTCTAATGCAAGCACATTGGCTTCTCAACTAAAGAAAGTAAACTGTGCTTGTGAGTTTACCAGGACTGGGAAAAGGAAATATCTAGAGTCAGTTACTGATGTTTCAGAGACCACTGGAACACATCCAATAAATGAAATATTGCTCTGGCATAATGCTATTAAAAGAGAGTTGAATGAGATAGCCAAGGAGGCTAGGAAGATACAACTTTCTGGAGATTTCACTAATCTATCAGCTTTCAATGAGAGGTTGCAATTTATTGCTGAGGTTTGCATCTTTCACAG TATTGCTGAGGACAAGGTTATATTTCCCGCAGTAGAtggagaattttcttttttccaggAGCATGCAGAAGAAGAAAGCCAATTCAATGAGTTTAGGTATTTGATTGAAAGTATACAAAGTGCAGGAGAAACCTCAACTTCAGCTTCtgagttttatgcaaaattaTGCTCACATGCTGATCATATTATGGAAACTACACAGCGGCACTTCCACAATGAGGAAGTTCAG GTTCTTCCACTTGCTCGAAAGAACTTCAGCATCAAAAGACAGCGAGAACTTTTGTATCAAAGCTTATGCGTGATGCCCTTGAAATTGATTGAACGCGTCTTGCCATGGCTGGTAGGATCATTGACTGAAGATGAAGCTTGCAAATTCCTCGAAAACATGCAATTGGCAG CTCCAGCACCAGATAAAGCTCTGGTAACCCTCTTTTCTGGTTGGGCTTGCAAGGCTCGTAACCAAGGATTGTGCTTGTCTCCAAATGCAACTGGTTGCTGCCCTGCTAAAACTTTTGCTgatattgaagaaaattttaatagatcATCCTGTGCACGTGCTTCCACATTGTCTGCTAAAGACAGCCCAATATCAGCTGAAGCAGATGCAATCAAAAGGCCATTCAAACATAATGTATCAGTGTTATGCAGGAATGGCAATGCTCCTGACCCACCTTCAAAGACTTTCAATGTCCAGAAACAATGTTGTAGTGATCAAACTTGTTGTGTACCTGGTTTAGGTGTAAACAATAATAATCTAGGGTTGGGTTCTCTTTCTACTGCTAAGTCTTTACGTTCCTTGTCTTTCAGCTCTTCTGCCCCATCTCTTAACTCCAGTCTTTTTGTCTGGGAAACAGAAAATAGCACTTCTGATATTGGTTGTGCAGAACGACCGATTGATaacatatttaaatttcataaaGCCATACGCAAAGACTTGGAGTATTTAGACATTGAATCTGGAAAGCTTAGTGACTGTGATGAGACATTCTTTCGGCAGTTCATTGGAAGATTTCATCTGTTGTGGGGCTTATATAGAGCTCATAGTAATGCTGAAGATGATATTGTGTTTCCAGCCTTGGAATCCAAGGAAGCACTTCATAATGTGAGTCACTCATACACACTAGACCATAAGCAGGAAgagaaattttttgaagataTATCTTCTGTTCTTCATGAGCTTTCACAACTTCTTGAAAGCTTGCAGAAGGCACATAAGACACAGGATTTAGCTGGAAATAACATTGGATTTTCTTCTGCCCATGGTAGTGATTCTGTTAGGAAGTACAACGAGCTAGCTACTAAGCTTCAAGGAATGTGCAAATCAATAAGAGTGACATTGGATCAGCATATTTTCAGGGAAGAACTTGAGCTGTGGCCATTGTTTGGCAGACATTTCTCTGTGGAGGAGCAAGACAAAATAGTGGGTCGCATAATTGGGACTACAGGTGCTGAAGTGCTACAATCGATGTTACCATGGGTAACTTCTGCACTTACTCAGGATGAACAGAACAAAATGATGGACACATGGAAACAGGCAACCAAAAACACAATGTTCAATGAATGGCTTAATGAGTGTTGGAAAGGAAGTCCAGGGTCAACTTCAGAGACTGAAACATTGGAAACCATCACCTATCAAagag AATATCAAGAAAGTCTGGACCAGAGTGATCAGATGTTCAAGCCTGGTTGGAAGGATATTTTCCGTATGAATCAAAATGAGCTTGAGTCAGAGATCAGAAAGGTTTATCAGGACTCGACTCTTGATCCTAGGAGGAAGGCGTATCTTGTTCAGAATCTTATGACTAG TCGTTGGATAGCAGCTCAGCAGAAGTTGCCAAAATCAGTAGCTGGGGAAACTTCTAATGGTGAAGATGTGGAATGCTCACCATCATTCCGAGATCCTGAGAAACGAGTGTTTGGGTGTGAGCATTACAAAAGAAACTGCAAACTGCGTGCTGCTTGTTGTGGCAAGTTTTTTACATGTAGATTTTGCCATGACAATGTGAGCGATCATTCTATGGATAG GAAAGCAACATCAGAAATGATGTGCATGCGTTGCTTGAACATTCAAGCAGTTGGGCCAATATGTTCGACACCTTCATGCAATGAATTTTCCATGGCCAAGTATTATTGcaatatatgtaaattttttgaTGATGAAAG GACTGTATATCACTGCCCATTCTGCAATTTATGCCGTCTTGGGAGAGGTCTTGGAATAGATTATTTTCATTGCATGACATGCAATTGTTGCCTGGGAATAAAGTTAGTGAACCACAAGTGTCTGGAGAAAAGTTTAGAAACAAACTGCCCAATCTGCTGCGACTTCTTATTCACATCAAGTGATACAGTCAGAGGTCTACCTTGTGGTCATTATATGCATTCAGCTTGCTTTCAG GCATACACTTGCAGTCATTACACTTGTCCAATCTGCAGCAAATCTTTAGGAGATATGGCG GTCTACTTTGGCATGCTTGACGCATTGTTGGCGGCTGAGGAGCTTCCAGAGGAATATAGGGATCGTTATCAG GATATACTCTGCAACGACTGTGATAGAAAGGGCAGCTCTAGCTTCCACTGGTTGTATCATAAGTGTGGATTTTGTGGATCATATAACACCCGAGTGATCAAGAGTGAGTTGACAGTTTGCCCCACTTCACACTAA
- the LOC126704076 gene encoding uncharacterized protein LOC126704076, giving the protein MCSQTSLPRISFSHDLVQADVGPLLSMSDQTDSSSSSSSHLGSNSDFEFNISSSLFEHESCSADELFSNGVLLPIHDKERFLANKEVHSCQPRPIAPLPPLRRDNSSSSKKEAMVINSDLEQKHVSTATKSFWGFKRSASLDNFDNKKSFLRSLPLLSRSNSTSSLDPIPKRTTQNKEVHKHNSQKQESISLPRSSSFSSYTKLQQKPQLKKSYGESLNAVQISPVLNIPPPYISKRAQNLFNFGSFLRDGKDKKSKK; this is encoded by the coding sequence ATGTGTTCACAAACAAGCCTTCCTAGAATATCTTTCTCCCATGATCTTGTCCAAGCAGATGTTGGACCACTTCTCAGCATGTCTGATCAAACagactcatcatcatcatcatcatcgcaTTTGGGCTCAAATTCTGATTTTGAATTCAACATTAGCAGCAGCTTATTTGAGCATGAATCTTGTTCAGCAGACGAGCTTTTCTCCAATGGGGTACTTCTTCCAATTCATGATAAAGAGAGATTTCTTGCTAACAAAGAAGTCCATAGTTGTCAACCTCGGCCTATTgctcctcttcctcctcttcgTCGTGATAACTCATCATCATCGAAGAAAGAAGCCATGGTTATAAACTCAGATTTGGAGCAAAAGCATGTATCCACGGCGACCAAGTCTTTCTGGGGTTTCAAGAGAAGTGCTAGTCTCGATAATTTTGACAATAAGAAGAGCTTTTTACGCTCGTTACCGCTTCTGTCACGAAGCAATTCAACTAGTTCATTGGACCCAATTCCAAAAAGAACAACGCAGAATAAGGAAGTTCACAAGCACAATTCACAGAAACAAGAATCTATTTCATTGCCAAGGTCATCATCTTTTTCATCTTATACTAAATTGCAGCAGAAGCCTCAGTTGAAAAAGAGTTATGGAGAATCTTTAAATGCAGTTCAGATTAGTCCTGTTTTGAATATACCACCTCCTTACATTTCTAAAAGGGCTCaaaatctcttcaattttggttcttttttacGTGATGGGAAGGATAAAAAGAGCAAGAAATAG